The following coding sequences lie in one Opisthocomus hoazin isolate bOpiHoa1 chromosome 7, bOpiHoa1.hap1, whole genome shotgun sequence genomic window:
- the C7H11orf24 gene encoding uncharacterized protein C11orf24 homolog: MTAGKRSPPARPTLKMWTAVVFFLLISFCRCEHGFSVMKGRGVHVVRINRLTTEKQCRQACRSPSASGNRHCHWSTPYQNCCILLQCHQLSMCQNAGEQEIKDLLGEIVCGRREMVVFHHQSYPQKKERMVNAQVDRHKVENLFSSAAWTHKIRLRHLLSVESRDVTTNARKTIASNATTTIATTTTATAVTTNFTNTTVLTTASEATAKASNGPGGSGILAEAMSSPVSSPTSGNIPASTSSHVTKLVTTKKSGNSSALSVLSPVSAPLTVIPEVGIQRPQTEQFNPAATATTSTPHSNSPTTVGAGLKTLSTTLTTLTPQDAGTSSTASTHATALTTLESSHFANPLSVVTLLDAEPETSTATTSWSKSASLLGSTRGATVLTTASTAEAMAGHGINSTSHIFSTTTAPANAPKTTALGLAKTQDMDNEYLLIAAEPLTQYLVDRSSLLAVLLVGMVFFIAVIVLFLMQAYESYKKKDYTQVDYLINGMYVESEM, translated from the exons ATGACTGCTGGGAAGAGAAGCCCCCCTGCAAGGCCAACCCTGAAGATGTGGACTGCCGTTGTGTTCTTCCTGCTGATTTCCTTCTGTAGATGTGAACACGGATTTTCTGTCATGAAAGGGAGAGGAGTCCATGTAGTGCGAATAAACAGGCTTACAACTGAAAAGCAGTGCAGACAGGCTTGTCGAAGCCCAAGTGCTTCAG gTAACCGTCACTGTCATTGGTCTACGCCCTACCAGAATTGCTGTATCCTCTTGCAGTGTCACCAGCTGAGCATGTGCCAGAATGCCGGAGAACAAGAAATCAAAGATCTGCTTGGAG AAATTGTCTGTGGGAGAAGGGAAATGGTCGTGTTCCATCACCAAAGCTATCCACAGAAAAAGGAGAGGATGGTGAATGCACAGGTTGACCGACACAAGGTGGAAAACCTGTTTTCCTCAGCTGCTTGGACTCACAAGATTCGCCTGAGGCATTTGCTTTCAGTTGAGAGTAGAGATGTAACaacaaatgcaagaaaaacaaTTGCAAGCAATGCTACCACCACCATAGCGACCACCACCACTGCTACAGCTGTCACAACAAACTTTACAAACACGACTGTCCTCACTACAGCTTCTGAAGCAACTGCCAAAGCCTCAAACGGCCCTGGAGGTTCTGGTATCCTTGCTGAAGCCATGTCATCCCCTGTCTCTTCTCCCACTTCTGGTAACATTCCTGCTTCCACTTCCAGCCATGTCACCAAGCTTGTGACCaccaaaaaatcaggaaatagtAGCGCGCTCTCAGTATTGTCCCCTGTTTCTGCTCCCCTCACTGTCATTCCTGAGGTAGGTATTCAAAGGCCTCAAACAGagcagtttaacccagcagccaccGCCACCACCAGCACTCCCCACTCTAATAGCCCCACCACTGTTGGAGCTGGCCTGAAGACATTGAGCACAACATTGACCACCCTCACCCCACAGGatgcaggaacatcttccactgcTTCCACTCATGCCACAGCACTCACCACCTTGGAGAGTTCACACTTTGCGAATCCACTGTCTGTTGTTACATTGCTAGATGCAGAGCCAGAAACAAGCACAGCCACAACATCCTGGAGTAAATCAGCTTCTCTTCTGGGCTCTACAAGAGGTGCCACAGTTTTAACTACTGCCTCTACAGCAGAAGCTATGGCTGGACATGGGATAAACTCAACATCTCACATTTTTTCAACAACCACAGCTCCAGCAAATGCACCCAAAACAACAGCTTTGGGCCTTGCAAAAACTCAGGATATGGACAATGAGTATCTTCTCATTGCTGCAGAGCCCCTGACTCAGTACTTAGTGGACAGAAGTTCACTTCTTGCAGTGCTTTTAGTTGGTATGGTTTTTTTCATAGCTGTTATAGTTCTCTTCCTTATGCAAGCCTATGAGAGCTACAAGAAGAAGGATTACACGCAAGTGGATTATCTGATCAATGGAATGTATGTGGAATCGGAGATGTGA